The following coding sequences are from one Oncorhynchus clarkii lewisi isolate Uvic-CL-2024 chromosome 20, UVic_Ocla_1.0, whole genome shotgun sequence window:
- the LOC139377117 gene encoding toll-like receptor 13, which produces MFHNLTRLETLMLLGCRIDYLEKDLSKDLQSLRELRLVINNELTIMEEFPEPLKSLKYLLIQDLLLQCSCNNAWFDNWAKRNRQVQVMFWDSTLGMKEINCIGEHGTQNFLKYSQIHCSMDVGFILFASNTLGLLLFMLVVLLHHLAGQYLLALFYITRGWLEEAVFRNNKRRYRYDAFVSYSGKDERWLGKDIVDNITDCLYSSRRTVCLVSRDYLRSNWCSLEMKLATDRLRVEQRDILILVFLEDISPHQLSAHHRLARLVKTRTYLDWPKEPEQYQDFWDRLWATLAPKHGQ; this is translated from the exons ATGTTTCACAATTTGACCAGACTGGAGACTCTGATGCTCCTTGGCTGCAGGATCGACTACCTGGAAAAGGACCTGAGCAAAGACTTACAGTCATTGAGAGAATTACGTTTGGTTATTAACAATGAGCTTACAATCATGGAAGAATTCCCTGAGCCCCTGAAAAGCCTAAAGTATCTGCTTATACAAGATCTACTTTTACAATGCAGTTGCAACAATGCTTGGTTTGATAACTGGGCGAAACGGAATCGACAAGTTCAGGTCATGTTTTGGGATTCTACCTTGGGAATGAAGGAAATAAATTGCATAGGTGAGCATGGCACTCAGAACTTCCTCAAATACTCCCAAATCCATTGTTCAATGGACGTAGGATTCATTTTGTTTGCTTCTAACACCCTGGGTCTCCTGCTCTTCATGCTGGTGGTGCTGCTACATCACCTGGCTGGCCAGTATCTGCTGGCTCTATTTTACATCACTCGCGGCTGGTTGGAAGAGGCCGTGTTTCGGAACAACAAGAGACGCTACAGGTACGACGCCTTTGTCTCTTACAGTGGGAAAGATGAGCGCTGG CTGGGGAAGGACATTGTGGACAACATCACAGATTGTCTCTACAGCAGCCGCCGGACTGTATGCTTGGTCAGCCGCGACTACCTCCGCAGCAACTGGTGCTCTTTGGAGATGAAGCTAGCCACTGACCGGCTGCGGGTGGAGCAAAGGGACATCCTCATCCTGGTCTTCTTGGAAGACATCTCTCCTCACCAGCTGTCCGCCCACCACAGGCTGGCCAGACTGGTGAAGACCAGGACCTACCTGGACTGGCCAAAAGAGCCAGAACAATACCAAGATTTTTGGGACCGACTTTGGGCTACGCTGGCGCCAAAACATGGCCAGTGA